Part of the Acidobacteriota bacterium genome is shown below.
CCGCCCGGCCGGCCCCGGCGCCGCGCCTGCGCGGCGGTTACCGCTTGATCGTCAGAGCCTCCTGGATCACCCGGTCGGCGGTGGTCACGGTCCGGGCGTTCGCCTGGTAGCCTCGCTCGGCGAGGATCATGTTCGTGAACTGTTCGGTCATGTCGACGTTGGACAGCTCGAGCGCCTTCGAGACGACGGCGCCTCGCGCCCCGCTGCCGGGCGTGCCGATAGCGGGAGGTCCCGACCCCGGCGACTCCACGTAGACGTTGTCGCCGGTCCGGAACAGTCCGCCGGGGTTGTTGAAGGTCGCGATCGCGAGCTGGGCGAGCTCGATGGCCTGCCCGTTGCTGAAGACTCCGCTGATGACTCCCTCCCCGTCGATGATCAGATTCTGGATGCGGCCCGTGGCATAGCCGTCCTGATACACGTTGTCCACCGAGGAGGAACCGACGTAGCTCGTGAGAACGGGCTCACCGTCAGGGTCGAGGATGACCCAAGTGATCTCCTGGGCCGACGCTCCGTTCGCGAAGGCCGGCGTGGAGAGCGTGATATCCGCCGGGTTGATCAGCTGGCCCGCCGAGTCGAACTTCATCGTTCCGGAACCGATCTCGTAGTAATCGGGGTCACCCGGGTTGGTCGCGACCGCGAGTTCCTCGCGCGGTAGCCGCGCCGACCAGTTCCACTGGTCGAGTTTTCCGTCCCCGTCGGTGTCGACCGGAG
Proteins encoded:
- a CDS encoding flagellar hook protein FlgE; the encoded protein is MGGSALFIGLTGLKTHSTALSTIGHNLANVNTVGFKASRTSFSDVFASGGISVNRAGASLQTGLGSNLSAVQQLFTQGSLQTTEVSTDVAIQGRGFFVLGDAQGGQGFTRAGNFSFDAEGYLVSQSGLRVLGFTSKDASGKIIPSGSLNPIQIPAGMVSPPKVTSRIRADINLDAEAQVDTTATGGTQTAEVFATSIEIYDSLGGDHQLSLVFTPVDTDGDGKLDQWNWSARLPREELAVATNPGDPDYYEIGSGTMKFDSAGQLINPADITLSTPAFANGASAQEITWVILDPDGEPVLTSYVGSSSVDNVYQDGYATGRIQNLIIDGEGVISGVFSNGQAIELAQLAIATFNNPGGLFRTGDNVYVESPGSGPPAIGTPGSGARGAVVSKALELSNVDMTEQFTNMILAERGYQANARTVTTADRVIQEALTIKR